The DNA region GTCTTGCAATTGGGAACAAAATGCCTTTATGCTATTCTATTAGTTGCTTCATGATCTCCCCACCCACAATAATGCATAATGTGATTACCAGTGATActatgatattaatttaaagaataagaaaatcacacgatctttttctttatccaataaaataaagtacgtttaaactttaatttaaactAGGCAAAGTTTACGCAAAATGCACTGGAAGGAGACAAAAACATCCAAAAACACATTGACATTCACACTTTTGcaaaataataggaaaaaacAACTGCAAGATAGTAATAAcgtgaaaaaatttattataaccaTAGATGAGTCTCTTTAGGGACACCGTCTCTCTTTTTGCaaatttcaacatcatcaatgactagtttcataatttatttgtgCTTAGTTTCAATTTATTTGTGGTTTCTTCTATGCATTCCACTTAGTTTCGATTTATTTGAGCTTTCTTCATGCTCCAAGCATTCAGTTTTGTGATCTTGACATCAACTGTTCCATTATTGAAAGCATATATTTGTGCTTTATCATTGATTGCCAATGTGGGATAAACTCGGGCTGTGATGCAAGCCCTTCCTTCTCCTCCAAAACTCTCCACCACAGAATGATCAATCTGTCGAAGGGACAAACTTGTGCATTAGTAGGAGCATTGAAGATCCtttgaaggaaagaaaaaaaaaacactacaggatgaaatttttttatagccATGAATTTTAACATGCACACATATATTGCCTTTTGTTTTTATCCCCATCGATAGTATTAAATTTATCTGTTTACAAATAATCTTTTTCTGCATAAATGTTTGAATACATGTATATAAAATTCTCTTTATATTTTGTGATATATACCCacctctattatttttttaataagatcgTACActtgttaaaacttaaaagtttcTTATGAATGCAGCCTTCTCGCGAGCCACCACAATccatagaaattttttatttgaagaaagtTTGTGCATCATAATATCTCATGATTTTACAAATTGGAAAAATTTTCTAATCAATGTGACATGCACTTGTCGTAAGTTTCATACTGATGCAACTTTTGCTGGCTAACAATACATTGAaattgactttttatttttgaaatgtttGCACCATATACTGATGCACATGTAAGTCTTGTATTAATGCAACTTTTTTTGTGGGCCACTACAGTCCATAGAAATTGACTTACAATATTTGAAGAACGTTTGTGCATATATGATCGATGTTAAcaatttgattttctaaaaaaGAGTTTGTGCATCTTAATATCTCGTAGCTTCATGAATTGGAACTTACCAAGGTTCTCAACGACAGCTTCTCATGAAGAGGGTCCACGTCCACAAAAGTTCCATAAGTGGCCAAATCATTGTCTTTGTTTAAGGAAGACCTGTCATGAATTTGTATATTAGAAGAGTTAACTTGGAGAGAATTGAAGTTGAGTTGATGGAAATAATtagagaaaacaacacaaacaaaacaaacctGCTTTGGTCACTGCACAAGAGTACCAAATATTTGTGTTGGTGTCTGAATATTCTGAAGGAAATTGATGTGTACTCTTGCAATCCCTCTGAAGCAAAAACTAGCagaccaaatgggcccagttcaCTTATGATGGATGAACCATTTTTACACAGAATTTGGAAATACTTCAGCCTTTTTCAACTTATTCactttaaatgaaatttcaataTCAGCCTGCAAAGGACAAATTATTGCTCTTATTATACCCATGATCGGTTTTATTAACATTATCTAGTAACCgagaaagaaatatttattatattaaaaatataaaagaataataaaatatatattctatctACTCCAAGACCAGCTTTAGAAACAAAACTCACATtctaatttctataatttttttattatgttaattaaaataatgttaacaaAACCAGCTTAATATAGTAGTAGTTAATAATTTCTCTATATTCTATCTAAATTTGCACTTTTAATATTAGGATGGTTGATTGAATTTTGATATAAGGATGGTTGAGGGAATCTGAAAATCAATAACTTAGAAAGCCTCTAATGTATCATATAAAAGCTACGTcgcctataaaaaaaatataaaagctaCGTTAATTTTATTAAGTGTTGGTATGCTTAACACTTGAGTAATagtaatatattcttttaacactttattttttcaacacactctttttttactattgaaattaaatttcactttaatttgagaaaaagaactaaaaaaataaaaaatgagattcatgttttattttttatttacaaaatttaaactcaaGATTTTATTTAAGAAGTTGAAGTTCAATTTCACTCACATTAATCAGATAATGTAAACCCGGAGTTGTCTCAAATCATTTTTGGGGTTGCATTATTAAAGATTTCACGGTCTTCAAAAATATTTCGACAGTAAATTATGGGTTGTATCTGGCGCATTTGATCCTAATTTGccacaatattttaaaaaaaaaaaaaacttttttgttATCATCCCCTGAACATAggtaatttaaaaccttgagtAGATCAGTACTATTAATTGTTACTAGATTGTAGTAAGTATAACTTACCTGTGTTGCTGTGACACCATTAATATGAAGCAATTGGCCTCCTTTTAGCACTTGTGGGGGCAAGTTGACTGGGTATGCACGTAGCTTTTCAATTTCCACCACTGGCCACTGTACCAACTGTTTACCAGACTTGTGCAGCCATATAGTCCTTGGAATTGTCTGCACTATGCAAAACACATGTGCATTAATTATTGATCAAATTTCTCCACCACTGTTTTCAAGTACTGTTTAAGGTCAACTTCAATTtttagaagacaaaaaaaaaaaaaaaaaactgtggaGCCTCACTCTCCCTCTCATGGTATGAAGTGGCTCATGTTATTTTAAACCATATCCATCTCTCAAACCATGCCCAAAAGGCAAATCTAAGTTATTGAGCAAAGACCAACGGTCAACAAAGTAGTATTTTTTGTACCTTAAATAGTTcgtaacaaaattatataagtaatctttcaatatatatacacttaaggaaatattaaattatatagatataattttaataattattatttcattttataatttttaactaaatagtattttcttaaaactcaTCGTTGGATTGAAAATTCTCTTCACATAAATCACATGTATAAAActtcatattaataaaaaatcatttattattcctttcatataaattaaaattaatataatataaatattttaaaatatactaaaatatgaataaataaaaatgagggcgagccctggtgcagcggtaaagttgtgccttggtgacttgttggtcatgggttcgaatccgaaAACAACATCCCTCCCCTATACCTtagcatagcgaagagcctctgggcaatagGATACGAAGTTGAagttatgaataaataaaaatcatattatatatcaagttataaaaattatataataattattaaaattataccaATATAATTTAATCCATTAAGAAATAGTTCAAATAATCTTTAATAGTTTGTggatattcaaaattataatgtaatTTCAATACTTTAAAGATTACTTATGATAGAAGGTAATACTTAAGAAATATATTTGATGATTtattcaataacaaaataagaaattgCAATTTGCAAACAACTTACATAAATTCCAGACCATCCTTTCTTCTTATCATCGGCACTACTTGATGATTCACTGACCCATGCTAACAAAATCCTTCTCTTCTTTCCATCATCAAAGAACGTTTTTGAGGCATAGTATTTTCCATAATCATAACTTAAAACAAATTGATTAGTCCCGTTATCCGGGATAAACACATCTTTGGTAGCATTGTAACTCCCAATCATATAGTAATCATGTTGTTTAGCACTTCAAAACCGGAAAAAAATCAGGGCACTCCCACATTCCACTTCCAAGGGTTGAATGTAAAGGTTGTTCAGCTTGAACCCAATCAACAAAATCTTTGCTCTTGTACAAAAGTGCCGTTCCACTAGTTTCTCTTAGGCTTCCAACAAGTACTCTCCATTGCCCATCTTTGCCTAGCCAAGCAGTGGTAGGGTCTCTGAATGAACTTGAATCAATGTTGTTAGCACTAGTTGGTTCCATTAGAGGATTTTTGGGTGATTTAACCCATTCCCTAAGAAATGGGTCAGACAAATTTTTGGGTTGGGCCAAATTTTGGACTTGGCGATTCCTGGAGTCAATTCCAGTGTACAAAATGGCTGGTTTGTTCCCAGGAAGTAGTGTGGCTGATCCTGACCAACAACCATTTATATCGGACGGTTGAGATGGAAATAGGGCAGGATCTAGTGGGGTCCAGTTCACAAGATCCTTTGACACTGAATGTGCCCACACAATATTTCCCCAAGTTGCACCTCTAGGATTGTATTGATAGAACACATGATAAAGTCCTCCATATCTCATTGGTCCTACCCAAAAGCCCCGACTCCAAGTaaggacatttttttttaatataaaactgtgtttgttttactgattaaaaaattatttctccaaatctaaatataaaaatactttaatatgaatttattttttgtaatttttttaattattgcccctataatttttaaaatttttaatttttgtaaattttcctttctttcttttttttttaattttggttcctgtaattttttattttatttttagtcctcgAGCTTTAgggattaaaattgaaaaaaaaaatcacaaatttagatgaactaaaatagaggaaaaagacttaaacgaaataaaattaaaaaaatataaacttataaaatctaaaaaagaaaaaaaacttataaggactaaaattaaaaaacgcaAACATACAGTAGCTAAACTTATATGTAAATTTGTAATATTCTCATATTTGCTATGagctttaaaatattatttctaaatattgttaatttcttaaaaaaatatattattatatttttcttcactTTTATTCTTACTATGAGGAGTGAGAAATTTATATTCTGATAGGAACATAAAAAGTTGAGGAATGCTAAGAGCATATTCtctaatatattcttttaaaaatatataattatttttattggttgaaatttattcaaaataataaattttcgtGGGTTTcacatcttatttaatattatctatcttaattttgtaatttttaataaattttaatcaattagagATTGTGTATTTAAAGAAATGTGCTACTTATTAATActcctttaaaaaattactccctTTGGACataaatataagcaaaaaagttgtcttatatattaatgtgaaattagttaatttttcttatatgtaaGTCTAGTAGTATTTTTAACAcacttatatatttaaattattttaaattctgaaaAAAAGATATTCCTAGAGATATTAGAATGTAACCAaagacattttttaatatatgcaaGAGGAATAATGTTCCTGGTTATAACATTCTTGGAAATACAAATGGTACCTCAAAACAAATGCACATTAAGAGATATTATCTTTGCtactttttacaaaaaataaattatagtgtaaaatatactattacttatttcttataaaaaaagaccggtgcaaatagtaaattatttgataagtaTTAACATGtgaattaagaattttaaaattaaagtaaattatattgatcacacttaaaattttgttaaattacacaaaatcatatttttttaacatttatactAACCTCTCTTGTAGGAAAACATGGTGTAATGAagaatttgtataattttaagaGACTTCATGATAGTTGgtataatttattctaaaaattgtTATCTCAAATAATTTCTGcccgtattttttttattatcttaattcaaataaaaatagcaCATAACGATACTTTTTCTcctaattatttatgttaacatgttattttttaattagatagaaacatatagagaaaaaaaagataagtaatTTTACTTCACTACTATCTACGTGCATGCATCACGTTTACatgcttattttcttttcctctgGCCCTACAGTAGAAATCTGACTCACTATATTTTGATTTCTACACGGCTTTGAAAGGACTGTTGTTGAACAAACTCTGGGAAACATTTAATTTTCTGCACTCTACAATTCAACCATTTTTAGTTTCCAGAAATATTCTGAAATGAATATAGATATAACAATAGGGGCCCGATGAGTGTTACATTATTCCATCCCAAAATACACTCTATAAGAATCttacttaaaatataattaaatcatgAATCGAGTCATTAcggttatttttaataaaaaaatatatcaataggGATAATGAAAATTGATGATATAATACGATAGATTGAAGGAAAGTTCATAAAagaacatgaaaaaaaaggtgCACTGAACTGAGAGATTCATAAGAGAACTGAACTAACCATTGGGATCTTCAAGTCCAATTTCAGGATTAGATATCAAGTGACAAaaacaagaagcaaaagaatAAACTATTTATTAGAGACAAAATATTTGTACacataataaatgaaaagaatagaaagaaatgaataaagggtatataagaaaatttaagaTTATTATTAGTTGAAGGAAATATGCATACCATTTATCCAATTCCGAGCTGGTTGAAAATGATAAGCAGTTCTGTAAGGTTGATCATAGGAATATTCAGAAGATAGACTCTGAAGATTTCTATAAAGATAATGGGAAGCTGAATTGCCATAAATGACAGAAAAGAGAGTTAACAGCCAAATAGTAGACATAATCATGGTTGCTATGTGGTAATGTTGTGGAGGGAAGGTGTGCTATCctatctatttatatatatagaaaaaactGCTGGCTATGGTGGAATTTTCTGAATGGATCAAAAAGATATGAAATTAAGGAAATGTTAATCTTTCAACCCCCAATTTTGGGTTGAATAAATGTAGGAAAAAACTGAGAaggatatgaaaagaaaaaatgaagccACTTTGGTccatttgtcagaattttgaaGTCAATTAAAACGAGCATCTGCTCCAGTTGGACCATTTCTTCAAGGTACAGAGTATTAATGACTAATGggacttttcttttttattaacgaGACTTGAACACTTCCAAGTATTTACGGACGTTAAATTGTATTTCTAGTCTTTTGTAAATGATTCATGGGAAAATCTTGTTATAATTAGAAATCttgttataattttgttttacaaaactaATTGAAAATAAGTTAGCTTGAGATTTGAACAGATAGaatttaaagttgaaatttGTTAAGCTTAATTATTAAAGATTTTGTCCAACTAACCCAAATTAAAAATGGGATTAAATAACCTGATCCCATGTAGTCTAATAAAATTGTATACATTAGATTTTTTATGCACAAAAATTTATGTAATGTTATTGGTGTAGCAACGTGGGGTCATGACAggataatgataaaatgagaaagaaagaggtCTTCCAAGAAGAAAAAACGGGCGAAGTCACCACCAATGcttatttaaaaaggaaaatgtcgtgaaataaaaaaaggataaagaatAATCTACGGTTTGAGAAAAAAGATTCGAAAATTGTTTATACACAGAGAAGGTGCTAGTATCCCTCGTGTCCGTCATgaagacgacaacctttaatcgagtgtgctaaaaataaagtaaccttttaattatttattttcccttgagAATATGAGTTatgttcattatattttttgtttatttagaaaaataaagtgaatttttattttttaggaaaaaaatgatttttttaaagttttttaggTCAACAAGAGGTTTGTCCTTGTTCCTACATATCTTCAAGTGTAATGAAGAAATCAGActaacataattttttgaatagAAAAGAGTTTGTGTGTTGGGttgattttttttgaaagattttttttaattgtgtgaTAAAAAGCCGTTAAGGTGTTAGATCTTGAAGCGTCGttgaattttaagaaaacaGAGGAGAGAATCACTTAATGCATTGGACAAGTTATCTCGAGTAATGTGCAAATTTTGTAGAGAAAATTGAGAATCTCAAATATACTCTATAAAGTCAAGCAAATCAAAGACCCAGTATGACTTTCACAAAATTTTACTCACATTATTAAAACACCACCAAGCTAGTCAGAGACCTGACTTGGAGTGCAcagaatgtgaaaaaaaaagactttgaATTTGTGGTAAACTGTGAAGTCAAACAAGTTGAAAACCCAACATGACATTCACTAAATTTACCCACACGTTTATTAAAACACCACCAAGCAAATCGAAAACTAGGATGAAGTGCACAAGATGTAAGCGTGTACTAAAGAATACTAAcatagaatttcaaaatgattaacGTAACTTTAAGTAATCAATAGATGAGACACACACAAATAAATTGAATGAGAATAGAAAGGAATAAAATAGAAGCGGAGAATACACTTAGTAATTAGGGACGCAAGATTAAAAACATGGGGGAAATAAATAAGtgacaaaatatttacaatatactaaaaattaaccaaacaataaaaaataaataaaaaataatagaaccaAACCCCAAAAAGGATGGTGTAAATAGTAGTTTCTACTTCATTTGGACAAGAGTGAGGGCGTACATGTAAATAGAGGTGTGActaatagtatttattttatgtacaattattttataaaaaaaatgggttAGGTCCAAAATAAAAGCAAGAAATTGTATATGTGAAAAAGGGTGAAAAAGGTGGTGTAAtaggaatttttattttgtgttttttcttttattttttactttttattatataaaaaaaaatgcacaacaaatatttacaatatatatatatatatatatatatatatatatatatatatatatataagagtcTCACGTGTGACCAATGGTTCATTCATTTATCATGTAGTGCCAAACAAGGTGATGTAATGaacttcttttatcttcttagGAGTCGTGCCTCTTCTTATTTTATGCGTGTTCTattttgtgtaattttctttttctttgtaattgtgTTTATACCTTCTCCTTTTATAGTGTTATTTCTCATTCTGTCCTTTATAattatttccatttttattattatttttttctattttatttttgttcttcctttccttttttaattttttattttatgtttctgttctttctttcctttttttatttcttatttttttctgtttcctttttttattttcttatttctttttcatttttctaaattttgttttttattttttaaaaaaaatttccaaacAAAATTAAGGTTTGACAATTGAATCATTCTATTATTAAATCATAAGTGttcaataaaatcattttcattaaaatagttaaaaaaatataaaataataaaaatatagatatttatatgatatttggttataatatattttaagtgcatgataaattaataaattttattttaggtttctaattttttttatgtttaatttctaataaaaaatgttctaagctattaaataaaacttatttatcagaaagtcaaataaatttttagataataaaaaatctaaaaactaattaaaataacttttccaATATAGCCTTGAATAAAACAAGGGGTTGACTCATTCTCAAAGTGAAGCTAAAGTGGTGAGAACAAATAGTAAAATACGTTGGTGACAAGCATAGGAGTGTcagaatataattaattaatggcaccctttttcttaaatatatatatatatatatatatatatatatatatattaattttgttaagttATCAAATATTAAATCTGAATATATAAGATGAATGGCAAGCATATTATTGTTGCGTTAATGATATTTGGAGGCATTAAtagaagaagtaaaaaaaaattgtcatcatGAGCTTTCATCGTTCTTCCATTTCTCCCACTCTACTTACTTTCAATGTATTTGTGCTTTCTTCATGCTCCAAGCACTCAATCTTGTGATCTTGACATCAGCAGTTCCATTATTGAAAGCATATAGTTGTGCTTTATCATTGATTGccaacgtgggataaactcttGCTGTGATGCAAGCCCTTCCTTCTCCTCCAAAACTCTCCACGACAGAATGATCAATCTGTGGAAGTGACAAACTTGTGCATTAGTAGGAACAATGAAAGATCATTTgaacaaaagaaaatactaaGGATAAGAAATTTTATAGCCATGACTTTCAATATACACACATAATGTGATTTTCGTTTTTATCTCCATCAGTACTATTAAACTTATCTGTTTACAAATGATCTTTTTGTGCATAAATGTTTGAATACGTgtatataaaattcttttttatattttctgagAAATACTAGTAtacctctatttttttatattaaaatcatgCACTTGTTAAAACGTAAAAGTTTGATTTGAATGCATCCTTTTTGTGAGCCACTACAATCCatagaaatttttatttgaagaaagtTTGTGCATCATAATATCTCATGATTTTAGACAAATTggaaaattttctaattaatgtGATCATCATGCATTTGCTGTAATCAGTTGGAACTTACCAAGGTTCTCAATGATAGCTTGTCATGAAGAGGGTCCACGTCCACAAAAGTTCCATAAGAGGTTAAATCATTGTCTTTGTTTAAGGAAGACCTGTCATGCATTTGTATATCATAAGAGTTAGGCTCCATTCGTTTGagttaaaaaagagaaagaaaaaaaaaggaaaaatgaataagaaaataagatgatttacattttttacattctattttaatttaaaaaatttatttcaattgatttttatttcatttttttccactCAATCAAACGTAACCTTAATGTGGAGAGAATTAAATTTGAGTCGATGGAAATAATTAGATAacacaacacaaacaaaacaaacctGTTTTGGTCACTGCACAAGAGCACCAAATATTTGTGTTGGTGTCTGAATATTCTGAAGAAAACTGATGTATACTCTTGCAAACCTTCTGAAGCAAAAACTAGCAGACCAAATGGGCCCAAACCACTTTTGACGGATGAACCCTTTTTACTACATAGAATTTGGGGGTCTGTCCAATAGTCCAATACTTCAGCCTTTCTCAACTTACTCACTTCAAACGAAATTTCAACATCAGCCTGCAAAGAGCAAAGGACGAATGATTggtgttaaaacttaaaagtcaaaacaaatatattcgtcggtttttattatcattatctaTCAATACAAATCACTAAAGTGAGTTTTATCAACaaagtcttttaatttttagttacttaaaattatgttaacaaATCAGTTTATTATAGTGATCAATTTCTATATATATTCTATCTAAATTTGAACTTTAATATAAGGATGGTATAGtgaattttgatatatatatatatatatatatatatatatatatatatagaatctGAAAATCAATAGATCTAATGTAccataaaagttatattttattaagtgTTCGTATGTTTAACATCTAAGACAGAAGCATCTAAGGATACTAGTAACATtctttcaacaatttttttttcttcagtacattcttttttattaattgaaattcaaGTAGGTCTCATCattttggaaaagaaaagacccagtaaataaaaaatgaaatctacATATTTACTATACATGAATTCcacttaataattaattaagagagAATCTATGGAAAAGAGTATGATAAGCTAAAAAGTTTGTTCTTGTTACCCACCGCCCACCGTAGCACAAcattcaaagtaaaaaaaaaatcggaattatttttagtataaatttaaaacatgttctatttgaagcataaaaaaaaatctttatctgAACTCCTGTGagtaggaaaaaataaaatcattataaatCTTCTTTATAATCTTCCTACttaataaatgaagaaaaaaattagatatattatatatgcttTTAAGATATTAAACGCATTCTCTTTTTACTTTGGAACCTATAGTTTTGTTTTGTATGCCTATGGATCGGTTCTATTTGAGTATTCTCGATTAAACTTCTAGTTATTAAACCTAGAGACTTCAAATTGttccaaatataaaatacaaggACTTTGTATATCACAATACATATAGTATACCAGTGTAGTATTAAAAATCGGGTGGTCTTCAAAACCATTTTGCGACCgtaaattatgattatattgGGCGAATTTGACCCTAATTTTCAGCAATATTATAGTatagtttttctaaaattattgcaAGCATGATCCTGAACATAATTTAGAACCTTGattataattagtattattGTTACTATAGATTGTAGCAAGTAAAACTTACCTGTGATGCTGTGACACCATTAATTGGAAGCAACTTGCCTCCTTTTAGCACTTGGGGTAGCAAGTTGACTGGGTATGCACGTAGCTTTTCAACTTCTTCCACTGGCCACTGTACCAACTGTCTACCAGACTTATGAAGCCATATAGCCCTTGGAATTGTCTGCAAAATACATGtgcattttcattaaatttcacCCTCACTGTTTTCTATAGTACTAGGTCAACTTCATTttctaaaggaaaaaaaaaactgtggaGCCTCACTTTCTCATCATGGTATGAGCTGGCTCATGCTACTACTATTATTTAAACTATATTCCATTTATCATAATTTCATAAACCATGCCCAAAAAACAAATCTAATTATTTGAACCTAGAGTCAACACTTTTTGGTTTGATGAAGTCTTGATTTTAGAACATGGTGAGCAAaccaataataacaatttaagAAATTGCAATGAATTGAACTTACATGGATTCCAGACCATCCTTTCTTGATATCATCAGCAACACTAGAGGATTCATTGACCCACCCTAGCAAAATCCTTCTCTTCTTCCCATCATCAAAGAAAGTTTTTGAGGCATAGTATTTTCCATAATCATatcttaaaacaaatatattagaCTCTTCATCTGGGATAAATGCATCCTTGGCAGCATTGTAACTCCCAATCATATAgtaatcatgttttttgtcatctAAGCTAACCTTGAGCACGTGCCTAACATATTCACCGTTCACCGACGTGTCAACACCCAATTGGCCATTACTCAAAACAGGGAAAAAATCAGGACACTCCCACATGCCACTTCCTAGGGTTGAATGCAAAGGGTGTTTGGCTTGAACCCATTTAACAAAGTCTTTGCTCCTATACAAGATTGCCATTCCCCTAGTTCTTCTTTTGCTTCCAACAAGTACCCTCCAATGCCCATCTTTGCCTAGCCAAGCAGTGGTGGGGTCCCTAAATGAACTTGAATTGATCTTGTTAGCACTAGTTGGTGCCATTAGGGGATTTTTGGGGGACTTAACCCATTCCCTAAGAAATGGGTCAGACAAATTTTTTGGTTGGGCAAAGTTTTGAACTTGCTGATTCAATGAGTCAATTCCAGTATACAAAATGGCTGGTTTGTTCCCGGGAAGTAGTGTGGCTGATCCTGACCAACAACCATTTATATCGGACGATTGAGATGGAAAGATGGCAGGATCTAGTGGGGTCCAATTCACAAGATCCTTTGAAACTGAATGTGCCCACACAATATTTCCCCAAACTGCACCTTTAGGATTGTATTGATAGAACAGGTGATAGAGTCCT from Glycine soja cultivar W05 chromosome 8, ASM419377v2, whole genome shotgun sequence includes:
- the LOC114422294 gene encoding beta-fructofuranosidase, cell wall isozyme-like, whose product is MTMSTIWLLTLFSVIYGSAATHHVYRNLQSVSSDSSNQPYRTAYHFQPPNNWINDPNGPLRYGGLYHLFYQYNPKGAVWGNIVWAHSVSKDLVNWTPLDPAIFPSQSSDINGCWSGSATLLPGNKPAILYTGIDSLNQQVQNFAQPKNLSDPFLREWVKSPKNPLMAPTSANKINSSSFRDPTTAWLGKDGHWRVLVGSKRRTRGMAILYRSKDFVKWVQAKHPLHSTLGSGMWECPDFFPVLSNGQLGVDTSVNGEYVRHVLKVSLDDKKHDYYMIGSYNAAKDAFIPDEESNIFVLRYDYGKYYASKTFFDDGKKRRILLGWVNESSSVADDIKKGWSGIHTIPRAIWLHKSGRQLVQWPVEEVEKLRAYPVNLLPQVLKGGKLLPINGVTASQADVEISFEVSKLRKAEVLDYWTDPQILCSKKGSSVKSGLGPFGLLVFASEGLQEYTSVFFRIFRHQHKYLVLLCSDQNRSSLNKDNDLTSYGTFVDVDPLHDKLSLRTLIDHSVVESFGGEGRACITARVYPTLAINDKAQLYAFNNGTADVKITRLSAWSMKKAQIH